The following nucleotide sequence is from Ignavibacteriales bacterium.
GAATTAACCGGAAACACCAAAGGACAAATATCAACAACCAACCTTCTTCGGTTTCTTGGTAAGATGGGTATATCATCAATCCTCGTAGAAGGCGGTGAACAAACATTTAGTAGGTTTATTGAAGAGAGAAGTACAGACAAATTGCTCATGTTTATCGCTCCGAAAATTCTTGGTTCAGGAATCGCTTCTTTTAATTTGAATAACAGGAATATAAATAAAAGTATTGTACTGAAAAATATAAATAGTTTCATGCTCGAAGATAATATTGTATTCGAAGGATATTTTTAATAAAATAATATTATGTTTACTGGAATAATTGAAGAAATAGGAAATATTAAATCGATTGCGAAAAAGGGGAGAGGCTTACTTATCGAAGTAGATGCTCCGTTATCAAACAAGGAGATAAAATTAGGCGACAGTGTCGCGGTTAATGGAGTTTGTCAAACCGTTATCAAAAAGTCGAAATCAACGTTTATTGTCGAAGCTGTAGAAGAAACACTCAAAAAAACCAATTTCAGTCAAATGAAAAAAGGATATCAGGTTAATATCGAATTGCCACTAAAAACCGATGGAAGATTTGGTGGACATATAGTATTGGGGCATGTTGACACAGTTGGCGAAATAATTAATATTGAAAAACGAACTAACAGTACAATTTATCAGGTAAAATATCAGTCAGATTATAAACACTTTGTGGTTAAAGTAGGATCAATAGCGATTGACGGAATAAGTCTCACAATCGCAGAGGTAAAAAATAATACGTTATCTGTCTCAATTATTCCGCATACTCTTGCAAATACAATTATGAAATCGTACAAAGTTGGTACGAGAGTGAATCTTGAATTTGATATAATAGGAAAATACGTTGCACAAATTATGAACTCGAAGATCTCTTCTTCGGATAATACCTTAACATTAGAATCTTTAAAAAGATCTGGGTACTAGAGGTATGGCTCGGAAGATATTTTACAAAATTGTTGATGAACCGTCGAATAAGATAAGCAATCAGGAATGGGATGATGTCCTGAAATTACAACATTGGTATAATTCCGAATTTATCTGGACTGCAGGAAGATTGGGATTTAGAATGTTCGCAGTTTTCCCAAACATTGATTCAAGCATAATCGATTATGAATCGCTTGATAAAATCATACACGAGCGAAAAAAAATACTTCGACAAAACGGTTTAACAGAAAATGAAACAATTCAAGCTCTTGAAGCAGAGGGGCTGGTTATCACACAAAAAGGTGGTTACATCGATAAATCGCTAGCGAGCGGATTTACGCGTGTTGCCTGCAATGAGTTTAACGCATACCTCGTGTGTGAATTTTTATTAAAAGCTTCTTTGATACTTCGGAATTCGACAATTACTGTAACTGACGAAGGAGAATTCATCAAATCGAAAAGTGTGATGTTTCATCAAGGGAATGTAATTCTTCGAAAAGAAAATCAGCAAACGGGTGAACGATTGCAGGAAATGATATTGAATAGACATATTTTTGCGATTGTTGATCCTACAAAATATAATCATCATCCCGATTACAGGAATACAATTAATAATTTTTCAACGCTTAAAGAAGAAGAGAAAGAAGCAATTTTAACCGATTGGAATTGGTTGGGATTCTCGGGTAACTATGATATTCACGGAGATGATATCCGCGGGTATGACCTCAACAAAAAAGTGCACAGCTTTTACCTCGAAATCATAAAATAGAAGCTTGAAATTCTGCCTAAAAATCGTTATCTTATAAAGTTTTAAAATCTCAAAAATTCAAGGAATATTATGTTCGGAATATTGGTAACTCTCGAAATTCTTGTAAGTGTGGTCTTAATGGCAGCTGTTTTAATGCAATCGAGCAAAGGCGGCGGATTAGCCGGTTCGTTTGGTGGCGCCTCAATGGGAACAGTGTTCGGTGTTCGCCGGACAGCTGATTTTCTTAGCAGAGCCACAACTATTTTAGCGACAGTCTTTATATTACTAAGTTTGGTAATTAATATCTTTTTCCTACCTGGTAAACAAGCAACAGGCAGCAGTGTGATTCAGCAAGGGGGAACTCAAACTGCAGCCCCGCGTGCATTACCACCTAGCAGCCAGCAAGCAGCGTCTCAGGAACAAAATAAAAAATAAATTTCAGGATCATTGGGCGCCCATGGCTCAATTGGTAGAGCAGCTGACTCTTAATCAGCGGGTTTCAGGTTCGAGTCCTGATGGGCGCACACATTTGTTATCTTACCTCTTTTAATCGCGTTTTAATGAATTAATTTATTTTTACAATAATTAATTTTAAATATTTAGGAAACATATTTTATGCAAAATAATAAAGTTGCAATTGTCACCGGTGGCGGTAAACGGTTGGGGCGAGCAATTGCGATTGCTCTCGCAGAGAATGGATTTAATGTTGTCGTAAATTATAATAAATCTCTTTCTGGTGCTTTAGAAACAGTCAACCTGATAAAAGAGAGAGGTACGGAAGCATTTCCCTTAAAAGCCGATATTTCCAAAAAGACGGATGTTAATCGGTTAGTGAATTCAACAATTAAAAAATTTGGTCGAATTGATCTCTTGGTAAATAATTCTGGTATTTTTACTGAAAGTTCCTTATTGAAAACGTCTCAAGAGATTTGGGATAATACAATCGACATTAATTTAAAAGGAAGTTTCCTTTGCGCGCAGGCAGTTGCACCAATTATGCTTAAGCAAAAAGGAGGGAAGATAATCAACATCTCATCTGTTGGTGGCTTAATCGGTTGGACAAATTATTTTTCGTATAGTATATCAAAGGCAGGTGTTATCATGTTAACTCGCCTATTAGCGAAAGAACTTGCGCCATACGTACAAGTAAATACAATTGCCCCGGGATTTATTGCAATACGTGAAAGTGACAAAAATAATGAATTTAAAATGCCTAAGAAAAAGATATTATTGCAAAAGTACGGAAATATTAAAGATATAACGGATATGGTAACCTATTTATCAACTAAATCTGAATATATCACAGGCCAAGTAATACCTATAGACGGCGGAAGATCGATAAAATAATCTTAACTTGATTTGGGGAAATCAAAATAGTATATTTGAAATAGGGGATGACATGGATTCGACGGGGATGAGAATGGTTAGAACGGCATCTCGTGCTCTCCGCGTAGCACGTAAATAAAGCGGAAAACAATAAGTGCAGATTACAACTACGCACTGGCTGCTTAATTAAAGCAACCCATCCTATGTGATTATGCCCAATGAGTCATAATAGGGTGTCGCTTAAATTGGGATAGCTTGAAGACATTCTCAGGGTCATCAAGTGAAATTTTACTGAGATAGCTTGCAATGACTGAGTTCGCTCCGGAATTTGTAGGCAAACCTGTACAGAGCGGACTATTGATGTAAATGTTCTGGTGGTTTTCTCTTCGGACCGGGGTTCAATTCCCCGCATCTCCACAATGCTGTCTAAAAATAATGACGGCATTTTTTTTTATAATCTCTTCAGTATATTATTTAATCAAATGCCTAAAATTAGTATTGATTTTGTCAAAATGACCGGAGCAGGAAATGATTTTGTTTTGGTCGACAATCGTGAAAGTAGATATAATCTTGACTGGGTATCATTATCTACAAAACTTACAGATCGTCGTTATGGAATCGGTGCGGATGGATTGTTGGTAATAGAAAAGAGCACACATGCTGATTTTCAAATGAACTATTTCAACGCTGATGGAAGTTACGGTGGAATGTGTGGTAATGGAGGCAGATGTTCTGCATTGTTTGGTATGAACCTACTACAAAAATCTGAAATTACTTTTGAAGCATTGAATCACATCTATAATGCTAACTTATTAAATGATAAAGTATTATTGCGGATGAAGGATCCACATTCTATTAAACTCAATCAGTCATTGATTGATATTGAACCATCACCTATTTTGTATAATTTCATTGATACAGGGGCTCCACATGTGGTAATTTTTGAAAATTATTTTGATATAGACATTTTAATGCTGGGAAAACAGATCAGAAACCATAAAACTTTCACGCCAAGTGGAGCGAATGTTAATTTTGTTATGATAAATCAGGATAAATCATTATCCATAAGAACGTATGAAAGAGGTGTTGAAGCAGAAACATTTGCCTGTGGGACTGGGTCTATAGCAGCTGCTATCGTCTATTCATTGAAAAATAATATTAAACCACCTATCGATGTTCATACTAAAAGTAATGAAATTTTAACAGTGAATTTCGAAATGAAGGAAGATAAGTTTGCAAATATCATTTTAACCGGATCAGCAAAAATTGTCTATTCAGGGGTAATTACGATTAATATATAATACGGATAATATATGTTATGTAAAGTATAATTACGGTTTTCTTATATTATTCAATAAACAATTCTTCCATCCTCTTTTCATGTAGATCTCCTATCTGCTGAATTTCGATATTAATAATATCATTAACAATTAATTTTTTATTACGTGTTACCTTTCCGAGCAGATTAAACTGAATAGAAAAAAATTCTGCCTGAGATTTTAATTTATTTAATTTATCCGGACTACAACTTACCACCACCATCGATTGAGATTCACTAAAAAGATAATAATCTAACCTGTCACCTGTTTTTACATGAATCTCGGCACCAAGGTTAACTTCAGAATTTTTATTTGCATGAATAATAGATTCACAAATTGCGATAAGCATGCCGCCATCACTAACATCATGAGCGGAATTAAGTAATCCTTCCTGGTTCAGATTAAGAATTAAATTATGTAATCTTTTTTCGCTATCTAAATCGTGTCGTGGTATTTCACCTTTAACCAGACCGTAACAATGATTCAAATATTCAGAACCACCAACTTCAGATTTATTCTCACCGAGAAGAATAATCAGATCTTCCGGATTTTTGAACGCCTGCGAGATTGTCTTTGAATAATCTTCAATTTCTCCGATCATTCCTATAACAGGTGTTGGATATATAGCACCGGTAGGATTTTCATTGTAAAAACTAACATTTCCACCAGTAACAGGAGTACCTAAAAATCTACAAGCATCTCCAATGCCTCGAATCACTTCTTTGAATTGCCAGTAGATCTCAGGTTTGTAAGGATTTCCAAAATTTAGACAATTTGTAATTGCAAGAGGTTTTGCACCGCTACAAACCAGATTTCGAGCACATTCGGCGACAGCTATTTCTGCACCTAAATAAGGATTTAAATATATATATCTTGCGTTGCAATCTGTTTTCATTGCTAATGCTTTAATTGTACTTTTAATTCGAACTACAGCAGAATCACCGCCATATGATATCGTATTTGTTCTTACCATCGCATCATATTGTTTCGATATCCACCCGCGAGAACAAAGATTAAGCGAACCGATCATCTTTAAAATTACCTGATTATAATTCGATGGTTCGGGTAAAGCGTTGATGTCAAAATCTCTACATTCATCGATATACTTTGGCTTTGTTGCTTCTCTTGTATAAACGGGAGCACCGCCGCCAAGTACTAAACTAAATGCCGAGACTTCTGCAATTTTATTTCCATGATGATAAATCTCTACATTGCCATTATTTGTCACCTCGCCAATGGTTTCGCATTGCAGATCCCATTTTTGGAAAATTTCTTTTACTTTTATTTCATCTTTTGGTTTAACGACCATTAACATACGCTCTTGAGATTCCGATAGCATAATTTCATAACCGCTCATCGCTTTTTCCCTAACAGGCACATCGTCTAAATTAATCTTCATGCCTGTTCCTCCTCGAGCACTCATCTCTGATGTCGAACATGTTATTCCGGCAGCGCCCATATCTTGTATACCGACAATAACATTTTCTTTTATAGCTTCAAGTGTTGCCTCAAGTAATAATTTCTCGGTAAATGGATCTCCAACTTGGACAGATGGCCTTTTACTATCTGACTCTTCCGATATTTCTTCTGACGCAAACGTTGCACCATGTATACCATCTCGACCTGTTGAAGAACCAACAATCATAACTAAATTACCAACACCTTTTGCGGCACTCTTGGCAATCAATGAATGTTTTACAATTCCGACAGACATCGCATTCACAATCGGATTTTCATTATAACAATCATCGAAATAAACATCCCCAGCTACTGTTGGCACACCAAAACTATTTCCATAATCGCCAATACCCTGGACAATTCTCTTCATTAAATATTTTGTTCTTGGGTGAGATGGATTTCCGAATCTGAGTGAGTTGAGCGCAGCGATCGGTCTTGCTCCCATCGTGAATATGTCTCTCATTATTCCGCCAACACCAGTTGCAGCACCTTGATATGGTTCAACCGCTGAAGGATGGTTATGACTTTCAATTTTAAATGCGACTGCCAAACCATCCCCAATATCAATAAGTCCGGCATTTTCTTCACCAGCTTCAACAAGTAAGCGTTCGCCTGTTCGGGGTAATTTTTTAATTTCCTGAATAGAGTTCTTGTAACTACAATGTTCGCTCCACATAACGCTATAGATGCCGAGTTCTGTGTAAGTGGGTGTTCGATTAAGTATCTTAAGAATCTCTTCATATTCTTCTTTTGTAAGACCGTGCTTTATTGCAAGTTCAACAGTTACTTCAGGTTCTTGTATATTCATTTTTTTACTTTTAGATTGCATCGATAATTATTAATATCTGATCTTTTTCGACTGAATTGTTATTTTCAATTTTAATTTCTTTAATTTTGCCGTTAATCGGTGATTTTATTTCATTCTCCATTTTCATCGCCTCCAAAATTACTAATCCTTGGTCCCGCTTTACGAGCTCACCTTTATTAATCTCAATTTTTTTTACCAAACCGGGCATTGGAGCATTGATGATCACCTCACCTCGCAAATCTGTGGATTTCTTTTGGAAACGATTCAATAACATTCCTCTGCTATCTTCAATTTTGAGTGGAATAATATGATTACCTACCCAAACTTCAGCATCGGAATTATTATTCTTGAATGAAGTATAGACTCGATGTTGGGATTTTCCCAAATGGATATCAATCATACCATTTTTTGTTTCAGTTTCCGTAAAATTGCATTCTTTGCCATTGATAATGATTTTTTCTGCATCATTAATTACATTATAAATTTTTTCTCCAATAGTAATTTTATATTGTTCCATAATTCAATTAAATCATATATTTCATGTCAATTAAAACCATCTATCTTCTTATTTTTCCAATTAGAAAAAGAATTAACTGCGCCTTTTTCTATTTCATTCTGACTCGGATTTTGTATTCTGCCAATCGCTGCAATGATAGCGACATTTACTAATTCCTCAGAAGGTTTGTCAAGCTCTTCAACCGAAAAATATTTCTCTATGAATCCTGTATCATATTCTCCTGAAATAAATTTTGGATGACTGGTGATCCATGAACAGAAGTTTATATTATTTCTAAGTCCTATCAGGTGATACTGCTTTAAAGCAGCCGACATACGACTGCGCGTCTCTTCCCTCGTTTTTCCAAATGTAATTAATTTGGAAATTAGCGGATCGTAATAGGGTGATATTTCACTTCTTTCTTCCACTCCCCTATCATCCCTGATTCCTAAACCGGATGGCACTTGCAGATGAATTATTTTCCCTGTGGATGGAAAAAAATTATTATACGGATCTTCAGCATAAATACGACATTCCATTGAATGTCCATCAAATTTTACGTCTTTCTGAGAAAAATCTAAGCGATTTCCTTCAGATATTTTTATCTGCTCCTTAACAAGATCATAACCGATCCTCATTTCTGTGATCGGGTGTTCAACCTGCAGCCGAGTATTCATTTCCAGAAAATAGAACTTTTTATTTTGATCAAAAATAAATTCGACAGTACCTGCATTGGTATACCCTGCTTCTTTTACGAGTGAAACAGCTGCTTGAGTCAATTCGGTTCTAATTGTTTCATTGATATAAGTTGAAGGCGATTCTTCAATTATTTTTTGATGTCTTCTTTGTATGGAACACTCACGTTCACCGAAATGAACAACATTTCCATAAGCATCAGCTAAGACCTGAACTTCAATGTGCCGTGGATTTTCTATATATTTCTCAATAAACACTCTTCCATCACTGAATGCCGATAATGCCTCAGATTTGCTTGCCTTTAATCCTGCTTCAAGTTCATTTGCATTTTTAATTATTCTCATCCCTTTACCGCCGCCGCCACCTGCTGCTTTAATTAATATAGGATAACCTATTTCATCAGCTACTCTTATGGCTCTACTGATATCATCAATTGGATCAGTCGTTCCAGGGACGATCTGTACACCAATCTTTATTGCGAAAGAACGAGCCGAAGTTTTATCCCCCATCAACTTCATTGCAGCAGCTGAAGGACCAATAAATTTTAAATTGTTTTCAGTAACTTTGTGAGCAAAAGAAGAATTTTCAGATAAGAAACCATAACCGGGATGAATCGCGTCACAACCCGATAATTTCGCGATTTCGATTATTTTATCTTGATTTAAATAACTATCACGAGCAGGAGCAGGACCTACACAGTATGATTCGTCTGCTAACCTGGCATGGATCGCATATACGTCGACATCAGAGTATATTGAGACTGTTTTGATACCCATCTCGGAACAACTCTTGATTATTCGAACCGCAATTTCACCTCTGTTCGAAATTAATATTTTTTTTATTGATCTTTTAATCATTCTATCACTACTCTAACTCCACAACTGTAACACCTGTTCCACCTTCATTCCATTCACCTAATCTAAACGATTTTATCGCAGACTTATTTTTAAGGTGCTCTGTTATTTTCTTTCTTAAAGCCCCGGTTCCTTTGCCATGTATTATATCTATACGATTCAGTCCGGTTAATATCGCATCATCAATGAATTTATCGACTGCAGGTATAGCTTCATCAGCATACATGCCCCGAAGATCGATTTCTCTCTTGAGATTTTTTTGTTCCAAATTCGGAGCATTTGAGAAAACCTTTCGTTCATTTCTTGTATGAGATATTTCTAATTCCTTTCGATGAATTTTTAATCTTAAATCGCCTGCTTGAATTATGTAATAATCATCATCAAATTTTGAAACTATCTCGCCGATGCTCTTCCCTTCCTTAAGATGAACCTGATCACCCGGCTTAAGATCTGGATAGGTTGCAGAAGGATTTACATTTTGCAAAATATCTGTAATATTTTCTTTGGCTTTTTTTATCTCTTCCTTGGCTTTCCGTACTATTAACCGGTTAGCTGATGTTTCACGTATCTCGCGAACAGAATTTTCAATCAATCTGTTAGCATCGCGAAGTATATTTTTCGCCTCATCCAAAGCACGAGCTTTTATAACTTTAATTTCTTTTTCTAAAGAAGTTATCTTATTTTGATAATTTGAATTTAAGATATCAAGTTTACTTTTTTCTGAATTCACTTTCTCAAGTTTTATTTGAAGCTCTTGTGATTGACGCTCCAAATCGATGATCAAATTTTCTAACTTATTTGCATCGGAACCTTTTAAAATCCGTGCTTTTGTGATAACATCGGAAGGCATATTCATTCTTTCAGCCCTCTCGATGGCAAAACTACTTCCGGGAACACCGAGGCGGAATTTATAGGTCGGCTTTAAAGTTCCTTGGTCGAATTCCATAGCCGCATTTTGCATACCTTTTGTTTCGAATGCGTGTGCCTTCAAAGCACCATGGTGGGTGGTTATAATATTCAATGACATTCGCTCGGTTAATTTTTCTAATAACGCGGCTGCAATTGATGATCCTTCTACAGGGTCAGTCCCGGATCCAATTTCATCAATCAAAACCAAACTTTCATCATCAGATTCAGTTAATATCTCCTTAAGGTTTTTTAGATGAGAACTAAAACTACTTAAATCGTCTTCTATCGATTGTTCATCACCCATATCAACAAATATTTTATTGAAAATCCTTATCTCACTTTCAGGAGACGCAGGAATATGACATCCGGATTGAACAAGGAGAGATAAAATGCCAACGGTTTTCATTGCCACGCTTTTGCCGCCTGCGTTTGGCCCTGTAATCAAAACAGTGTAGCATTCATCGGGTATATCAATGTTTAGAGGTTGAATTTCTTTTCTAGCATGCTTCTGAAGAAGAAGCGGATGGTATGCCTGATCTAATTTATATCGACCCGCAGGTTTAACGATCGGCTCACTTCCCATAACAGCAATCGAATATTTCGCTTTTGCCTGGATAAAATCGATTTCACCCAAAACGTTTATATTTTGTAATAGATTTTGTTGAACCTCAGTGATTTGTTTTGTCAAATCTTTCAATATTTTTTCAATTTCACGTTCTTCTTCAAGAATCAACGTTCTGATTTCATTATTTAATTCAAGTGTTTGTGCAGGTTCGATAAATACGGTAGCACCGCTTGCCGATGCCGTATGAATAAAGCCGGGTACCCGATTTTTATGCTCCGCCTTAACAGGGATAACCATCCTGCCATCGCGCGTTGTTACTATCTCATCCTGAATCCAATCTTTTTCTGAAATTTGCTTCAATAACGATTCGAGATTGGAATGAAGGTGTGCTTTTTTCTGTATGATTTGCCTACGTATGGCGGCTAATTCTTTTGTCGCTGAATCTTTAATGTGCCCATCTTCATCCACTGCCCTATCGATGTTATATTCAAGAATTTTATCGACATATAATGTGCTAACTAACGAATATATCAGAGGATACGATTGCCCTCTTAGCGAAAAATATTCTTTGCATTTTTTTGAAAGGGTTAGGTTCAGTCTTATATTCTTGAGATCGCTTGCAGAGAGAAAGAAATTTTCAATCGAACATCTTTGAATTGCAACACGCGTGTCGGGAATTGAATCCAGAGGTAATGGATCTTCGGTCTCTAATATTTTTTTGAATTCAGTTACATACGAAAGTTTTTGCCGAATTTCAGTCAAATCGGATAATGGCCGAAGTTTATGGAAATGCTCCCTGCCCAAATCTGAAGTTGAATATCGTTGAAGATGTTTGATTATTTTTTCAAATTCTAATTTCTCAAACGATTGAAGATATTCGTGCATTCGAGTTTTTTATTTTATTGTCTCTGATTCGATTTTTCCTTTAAGCTCATCGAAAAATCTTTTCGAGTCAGGCATCCATCTGGTAGTATAATCAAATATTGTGGGTGCTAAAGGATAAACATCTTCATAAAACAGTGATTCTCTTTTTGCCTCTTCTTCAGGGATTTGCATGAAAGCGAGCATAACTAATACTAAACTGACAGCAAGAAGTCCTTGTGCTGCACCGAGGATTCCACCCGCGATTCTTGACCAGAGATGAATTGATTCTCCGCTACTTTGCCCGAACCAACGATAAAATAGATTTGTCAGCAGTATAATTCCTCCAAAGATGATGAAAAATGCTAATATCAACGCCCCATCACGTGATATGCCGATCGACTCGACAAATATATCGGCGAGAGATGACATAAATTTTGTTGCGGCAACTAAACCGCCTATAAAACCTATTATGCTGTAAAGCTTTTTAAAAAAGCCATCACGTACACCAAGTGCAACAAAAAAAAGAACTCCAATTACGATCAAAATGTCAGTTACATTCATGATTATTCTGGTAGATTATTTTTAACAATTTCTTGAATTATTTTTCCGTCTGCTCTGCCTTTAAATTCTTTCACAACAATCGGCATCACTTTCCCTAAATCTTTCGCAGATACTGCTCCCACTTCTTGAATTGTTTTTTTGATAAAAGCAGTTATTTCTTCCACACCGGCTTGTTGTGGTAGATACTCCTGGATAATCGATAATTCTTTTTCCTCTTGCTCAGCCAGCTCGGGTCGATTGTTCTGGCGGTAAATATCGATTGCTTCTTTTCTTTTTTTTGAAGCGGCAATCAACACTGCCACTTCATCTTCAGGATTCATACCACCTATTGGTCGTTTTTCCACTTCTTTTTCCAGCAAACCAGCCCTTATCGTCCGAAGTGTTTCTAACCTGATTTTGTCTCCCGTTTTCATTGCAACTTTCAAATCTTCCGATATCTTTTCTTTAAATGTCATCCAATTTTCCTTAGTTTAGATAAAATATATCACTTTGCGGTATGAGAGTCAACAGAGAGAGGACAATTTGTAAAATCGAGTCATATTCCATATATT
It contains:
- a CDS encoding GatB/YqeY domain-containing protein is translated as MTFKEKISEDLKVAMKTGDKIRLETLRTIRAGLLEKEVEKRPIGGMNPEDEVAVLIAASKKRKEAIDIYRQNNRPELAEQEEKELSIIQEYLPQQAGVEEITAFIKKTIQEVGAVSAKDLGKVMPIVVKEFKGRADGKIIQEIVKNNLPE